A window of the Cucurbita pepo subsp. pepo cultivar mu-cu-16 chromosome LG01, ASM280686v2, whole genome shotgun sequence genome harbors these coding sequences:
- the LOC111804272 gene encoding ACT domain-containing protein ACR6-like — translation MDSEYDKLIRRLNPPRVVIDNNACKDTTVIQVDSMNKHGILLKVVQVLMDMNLIITKAYISSDGGWFMDVFNVITHDGDKIRDQETINAIQMRLEVDASFVPSLRESVGLMPSEDHTSIELSGTDRPGLLSEVCAVLADLHCNVVNADVWTHNSRAAAVVRVTDHDTGRAIEDTQRLLTIKELLCNVLRGSGELKEAKMTLSPPGVTSTDRRLHQIMLADRDYERAGKPRLGVEDKNLRPHVTVLDCAEKDYTVITTRSRDRPKLMYDVICTLTDMEYVVYHGMVNTGSMEAYLEFYIRHKDGLPISSEAERDRVLHCLEAAIERRESEGLKLELYAEDRVGLLSDITRIFRENSLCIRRAEIVTKRGKAKDVFYVTDMTGTAIDVKAVESIRKQIGDAMLQVKHNSWLSETPLKETTTGFFLGNLFKARTFQNFKLIRSYS, via the exons ATGGACAGCGAGTATGATAAACTTATCAGGAGGCTGAACCCACCCAG AGTTGTGATTGATAACAACGCTTGTAAGGACACTACAGTGATCCAG GTTGACAGCATGAACAAACATGGGATTCTCTTGAAAGTTGTTCAAGTCCTCATGGATATGAACTTAATCATTACCAAAGCCTATATCTCCTCTGATGGAGGCTGGTTCATGGATG TTTTTAATGTTATCACTCATGATGGAGACAAAATCAGAGATCAAGAAACCATAAACGCCATTCAAATG AGGCTTGAAGTGGATGCGAGTTTCGTGCCATCGTTGAGAGAGTCAGTCGGTTTGATGCCCTCGGAGGATCATACTTCAATCGAGCTGTCTGGTACTGACAGGCCTGGTTTATTGTCTGAAGTTTGTGCTGTTCTTGCGGACCTTCACTGCAATGTTGTAAATGCTGATGTTTGGACACATAATAGTAGAGCTGCAGCTGTGGTACGTGTGACTGATCACGATACTGGCCGAGCAATTGAAGACACACAGCGGCTCTTAACGATCAAGGAGTTACTATGCAATGTTCTAAGAGGGAGTGGCGAGTTAAAGGAAGCGAAAATGACCCTTTCTCCTCCTGGGGTCACCAGCACAGACAGAAGGCTGCATCAGATCATGCTGGCTGATCGAGATTACGAAAGGGCTGGCAAACCCAGGCTTGGGGTTGAAGATAAGAACTTGAGACCCCATGTTACTGTCTTGGATTGCGCCGAGAAGGATTATACTGTGATTACTACAAGATCTAGAGATCGGCCGAAGCTGATGTATGATGTTATTTGCACTTTGACAGACATGGAGTATGTGGTCTATCATGGAATGGTAAACACTGGGAGCATGGAAGCTTATCTG GAATTTTATATCAGACATAAGGACGGGCTGCCGATTAGCTCTGAAGCCGAAAGAGACCGAGTATTGCATTGTCTTGAAGCAGCCATTGAAAGAAGGGAGTCTGAG GGGCTTAAGCTAGAACTGTATGCAGAAGACAGAGTTGGGCTTCTATCAGACATCACAAGAATATTTAGGGAGAACAGCCTATGCATCAGGAGGGCAGAAATCGTCACCAAACGTGGAAAAGCCAAAGATGTTTTCTATGTCACCGACATGACGGGAACTGCCATCGACGTGAAGGCCGTTGAGTCCATTCGCAAACAGATCGGTGATGCCATGCTGCAGGTGAAACACAACTCATGGCTCTCCGAAACGCCTCTGAAAGAGACGACGACAGGATTCTTCTTGGGAAACTTGTTCAAAGCAAGAACTTTTCAGAATTTCAAATTGATAAGATCCTACTCTTGA
- the LOC111804284 gene encoding actin-related protein 2 has product MDNRKVVVCDNGTGYVKCGFAGENFPTSVFPCVVGRPLLRYEESLIEQELKDIVVGESCADLRHQLDITYPVHNGIVQNWDDMCHVWDHAFFNELKIDPKECKILLTDPPLNPSKNREKMVETMFEKYNFSGVFIQIQAVLTLYAQGLLTGLVIDSGDGVTHVVPVVDGYSFPHLTKRMNVAGRHITSYLVDLLSRRGYAMNRSADFETVREIKEKLCYISYDYKREYQMGLETTILVKNYTLPDGRVIKVGTERFQAPEALFTPELIDVEGDGMADMVFRCIQEMDIDNRMMLYQHIVLSGGSTMYPGLPSRLEKEILDRYLDVVLKGNRDGLKKLRLRIEDPPRRKHMVYLGGAVLAGIMKDAPEFWISREDYLEEGVGCLSKCGQA; this is encoded by the exons ATGGATAATCGGAAAGTCGTCGTCTGCGACAATGGCACTGGG TACGTGAAATGTGGATTTGCCGGGGAGAATTTCCCCACTTCTGTGTTTCCTTGTGTGGTGGGAAGGCCACTGCTTCGCTATGAAGAATCACTCATAGAACAGGAGCTTAAG GACATTGTTGTTGGAGAAAGCTGTGCAGATTTGCGTCATCAACTTGATATAACTTATCCAGTCCATAATGGTATTGTACAAAACTGGGATGATATGTGTCATGTGTGGGACCATGCATTTTTCAACGAACTGAAG ATAGACCCAAAAGAATGTAAGATTTTGCTCACGGATCCACCTCTCAATCCTTCGAAGAATCGTGAAAAAATG GTTGAGACGATGTTTGAGAAGTACAACTTTTCGGGGGTCTTCATTCAAATCCAAGCTGTTCTAACTTTGTATGCCCAAG GTTTACTGACTGGGTTAGTCATCGACTCTGGCGACGGTGTCACTCACGTG GTTCCAGTTGTTGATGGCTACTCATTTCCTCATCTTACAAAAAGAATGAATGTAGCTGGCCGACACATTACTTCATATCTTGTTGATTTACTCTCACGAAGAGG GTATGCGATGAATCGGTCTGCTGATTTTGAGACTGTTAGGGAAATCAAGGAGAAGCTCTGCTATATAAG TTATGATTACAAGAGGGAATATCAAATGGGGCTTGAAACCACCATTCTTGTCAAGAACTATACT CTTCCAGATGGAAGGGTAATCAAAGTTGGCACCGAACGTTTTCAAGCTCCTGAGGCGCTCTTCACTCCA GAACTGATAGATGTTGAAGGGGATGGGATGGCAGATATGGTTTTCCGCTGCATTCAAGAAATGGATATCGATAATCGGATGATG CTTTACCAGCATATTGTTTTAAGTGGCGGGAGCACAATGTATCCTGGATTACCTAGTCG TttggagaaagaaatactCGACCGCTATCTCGATGTCGTCTTGAAGGGAAACAGAGATGGTTTAAAG AAACTGAGATTGCGGATAGAGGATCCGCCAAGAAGGAAGCACATGGTGTATCTGGGGGGCGCAGTCCTAGCAGGAATAATGAAG GATGCGCCTGAATTTTGGATCAGCAGGGAAGATTATCTTGAAGAAGGTGTTGGTTGTCTAAGCAAATGTGGGCAGGCCTGA